One part of the Glycine soja cultivar W05 chromosome 11, ASM419377v2, whole genome shotgun sequence genome encodes these proteins:
- the LOC114374919 gene encoding dirigent protein 10-like, with protein MHLPSNYISKHSMARCESVSTTMPLNAKILIALIFLAFAITATTSTRILDEIETPEEPNSAAESPVVSPLPLVAESPVAEVKGVDQQHHTLSFFMHDILGGSNPTARAVTGVVTNPALNAQVAFAKPNGANLPLNNGVPQNNNNGGILNNNNLPFLTGLGGTTASVFNNNNLLNGGAGFPVTNTNQLPEGMTLQKVMFGTMTVFDDELTEGQELGSGLVGKAQGFYIASAVDGASQLMAFTAKFEENGYVDSLSFFGVHLTQVSESQIAIVGGTGKFLNAEGFAIIKTFPVSGGQQHNTDGVQTLLQLTAYLAY; from the coding sequence ATGCATCTTCCATCcaactatatatcaaaacactcTATGGCGAGGTGTGAATCCGTTTCCACGACAATGCCCCTGAATgcaaaaatattaatagcacttaTATTCCTTGCATTCGCAATCACGGCTACCACTTCAACTCGAATCCTTGATGAAATAGAAACACCAGAAGAACCCAACAGTGCTGCCGAATCCCCTGTTGTCTCTCCACTTCCACTTGTTGCAGAATCCCCAGTTGCGGAAGTCAAAGGAGTTGACCAACAACATCACACGCTCTCATTTTTCATGCACGACATTCTGGGAGGCTCCAACCCCACGGCCAGAGCTGTAACAGGCGTGGTGACGAATCCAGCTCTGAACGCTCAAGTGGCATTCGCGAAACCCAACGGAGCAAACCTTCCTCTGAACAACGGAGTTCCACAGAACAACAACAACGGAGGAattctcaacaacaacaaccttccTTTCCTCACCGGACTGGGGGGTACCACGGCCAGCgtcttcaacaacaacaacttgcTCAACGGTGGGGCCGGTTTCCCGGTCACTAACACCAACCAGCTCCCAGAGGGAATGACACTGCAGAAGGTCATGTTTGGGACAATGACTGTCTTCGACGATGAGCTCACTGAAGGGCAAGAGTTGGGTTCGGGTTTGGTAGGGAAGGCGCAGGGATTTTACATTGCCAGCGCTGTCGATGGAGCAAGTCAGCTTATGGCTTTCACCGCTAAGTTTGAAGAGAATGGTTACGTGGACAGTCTTAGTTTCTTTGGCGTTCATCTAACGCAGGTTTCGGAGTCTCAAATTGCCATCGTTGGAGGCACCGGAAAGTTTCTCAACGCAGAAGGCTTTGCCATTATTAAGACTTTTCCTGTTAGCGGCGGTCAGCAACATAACACTGACGGTGTCCAGACTCTGTTGCAGCTCACTGCTTATCTGGCATACtag